The Orcinus orca chromosome 16, mOrcOrc1.1, whole genome shotgun sequence genome includes a window with the following:
- the BCL7B gene encoding B-cell CLL/lymphoma 7 protein family member B, which produces MSGRSVRAETRSRAKDDIKKVMAAIEKVRKWEKKWVTVGDTSLRIFKWVPVTDNKEKEKSKSNSSAAREPNGFPSDASANSSLLLEFQDENSNQSSVSDVYQLKVDSSTNSSPSPQQSESLSPAHTSDFRTDDSQPPTLGQEILEEPSLPASEVADEPPTLTKEEPVPLETQIAEEEEDSGAPPLKRFCVDQPAVPQTASES; this is translated from the exons ATGTCGGGCCGGTCTGTCCGGGCCGAGACCCGCAGCCGGGCCAAGGATGACATCAAGAAGGTGATGGCGGCCATCGAGAAAGTGCGGAAATG GGAGAAAAAGTGGGTGACTGTGGGTGACACGTCCCTTAGGATATTTAAGTGGGTTCCCGTGACAGACAACAAGGAG aaagaaaagtcaaaatcGAACAGTTCAGCAGCCCGGGAACCTAATGGCTTTCCCTCTGATGCCTCAGCCAATTCCTCTCTCCTTCTTGAATTCCAGG ATGAAAACAGCAACCAGAGTTCCGTGTCTGATGTCTATCAGCTCAAGGTGGACAGCAGCACCAACTcgagccccagcccccagcagagcGAGTCCCTGAGCCCAGCGCACACCTCCGACTTCCGCACAGATgactcccagccccccaccctgggCCAGGAGATCCTTGAGG AGCCCTCCCTGCCCGCCTCAGAAGTTGCTGATGAACCTCCCACCCTCACGAAGGAAGAACCAGTTCCATTAGAGACACAG AttgctgaggaagaggaagactcAGGTGCGCCTCCCCTGAAACGCTTCTGTGTGGACCAGCCCGCAGTGCCACAGACAGCGTCAGAAAGCTAG